The DNA sequence TATTTGCAGTATGCATTAAATTTGGCAATACTGGGATCATAAAATAGGAATACAAAATGAGTACTTATGTAGACGTTATCTTCTTCTCGCTTATCGGTGGCGTGTTTTCGCTGATAGGCGGAATACTATTACTCAGTCGAAAGAAAACCGCCACGGCATTAGCCCACTACGCTACGCCTTTTGCCGCCGGAGCACTGCTTGCAGCCGTGTTTTTGGACCTGATCAAAGAAGGGGTCGAGCAAGCTCCACCTGTCACCGTGCTAGAAGCCACACTGGCGGGAATTGTCGTGTTTTTCTTTGCCGAGCGCTTTCTGCGCTGGTTTCACCACCATCACGAGCACGAAAAAATTGGCAAGGACCCAGCACGCAGCCTGATTATCGTTGGTGATACTATTCACAATGCCATGGATGGTGTCGCTATTGCGGCCGCTTTTCTGATCAGCCCCTCAACCGGCATAGTTACCACCCTGGCCGTTGCTGCGCACGAGATCCCGCAAGAAATAGGCGATTTTGGCTTGTTGCTGAAGCGTGGTATGTCACGAAAAAATGTACTGCTCGTTAATATTGGCAGCGCCTTAGCCACGACAGCCGCGGCGGTACTGACGTTTGCACTAGGTAGTGCCGAAGCGCTGCCTACGGGCGTCCTGCTGGGTGTCAGCGCGGGCTTTCTACTATACATTGCCATGAGTGACGTTATTCCCGAGATTCACGAGAAGTCACCCAAGCGGTTATTCGACCTGCAACCACTGTTATTGGTCCTAGGAGTTGTGGTAGTGGGGCTAGCCATAAATATCTCGCATAGTTTCATAGAAGACGGCCGCAAACACACTCCCGGAGAAGTCATTGACGTACAAGAGTACGAGCCCTCGTATCACGACGACCTAGACGTGGAATAACCTGTTACAATAAGCGGGATGCAGATAGTATTAGTTTTACTGGGGGTACTAAATCTCGGCGCGCTGGCGTATCTGCTAACGCGCAAAAGTGGCGCCGGGTTAGACGGCCCTCTGCGCG is a window from the Verrucomicrobiia bacterium genome containing:
- a CDS encoding ZIP family metal transporter, producing the protein MSTYVDVIFFSLIGGVFSLIGGILLLSRKKTATALAHYATPFAAGALLAAVFLDLIKEGVEQAPPVTVLEATLAGIVVFFFAERFLRWFHHHHEHEKIGKDPARSLIIVGDTIHNAMDGVAIAAAFLISPSTGIVTTLAVAAHEIPQEIGDFGLLLKRGMSRKNVLLVNIGSALATTAAAVLTFALGSAEALPTGVLLGVSAGFLLYIAMSDVIPEIHEKSPKRLFDLQPLLLVLGVVVVGLAINISHSFIEDGRKHTPGEVIDVQEYEPSYHDDLDVE